A window from Engraulis encrasicolus isolate BLACKSEA-1 chromosome 13, IST_EnEncr_1.0, whole genome shotgun sequence encodes these proteins:
- the LOC134460900 gene encoding CASP8 and FADD-like apoptosis regulator: protein MTLTQTINNIAESLDSAECKTLLYLTGAEDVHYRTSDVRDVLTDKCMSNAKDVNLLLTELMFRMRRYDILKRILRSSRTEVEVMLKQVQFVSDYRVLMVDISENIGADDLSSIVFLLSNSLSRERRDGMKSFLDIVSELEKQGEVSSESIDLIEQCLRDIKRIDLVKKINQYKTRVETTKGISVGNQTSTGQLLKKSVAESGSSPVVSMTWELPRHYQTTNISTTRNEVRQVRPPAPQCSMDTYRMQAQPRGVCLILDCVGNDGERLEQTFKALHFHVILRQLLSVAECLSVLREASQLPHHRCADAFACCIISRSSGARLLGTGPPQGPWLDLDTIRGLFHSVACPALAGKPKLFFINGYNVSEPVVPSERRSGYHHSYSDPCLETDGPALGHEVPSIPTTADVFWSHCWTQESALQELHHQSVYLQALQSSLLNGQRRKRNFLDVHMEINQKIFEHNERNPTGTYGLDLRHTLRKMLVLT from the exons ATGACCCTAACGCAAACCATCAATAATATCGCTGAAAGTCTTGACAGTGCGGAGTGCAAAACGTTATTGTACTTAACTGGAGCGGAGGATGTTCATTATCGCACGTCAGATGTCAGGGATGTATTGACTGACAAATGTATGTCAAATGCAAAAGATGTTAATTTGCTTTTGACGGAGCTCATGTTCAGGATGAGGCGTTACGATATTCTAAAGAGGATTTTACGCTCCAGCAGGACTGAAGTTGAAGTGATGCTGAAACAAGTTCAGTTTGTCTCAGACTACAg AGTCCTCATGGTTGATATCAGTGAAAATATTGGAGCAGATGATCTGAGCTCCATAGTGTTTTTGCTCAGCAACTCCTTGTCAAGAGAGAGACGAGATGGAATGAAG AGTTTCTTGGACATCGTAAGTGAACTTGAGAAGCAAGGTGAAGTGTCAAGTGAGAGCATAGACTTAATAGAACAGTGTCTCAGGGACATAAAGCGCATTGACCTTGTGAAGAAAATCAACCAGTACAAGACTAGAG TGGAAACAACAAAAGGGATTTCAGTGGGAAATCAAACCAGCACTGGTCAGCTTCTCAAAAAG TCAGTAGCAGAGTCTGGTTCCTCCCCTGTGGTTTCAATGACGTGGGAACTACCTAGACATTACC aaACTACCAATATCTCCACTACCAGAAATGAGGTGAGACAGGTGAGGCCGCCTGCGCCGCAGTGTTCAATGGACACGTACAGAATGCAGGCTCAGCCCCGCGGAGTGTGTCTGATCCTCGACTGTGTTGGCAATGATGGAG AGCGTCTGGAGCAGACCTTCAAGGCTCTCCACTTCCATGTGATCCTGCGTCAGCTGCTGAGCGTGGCCGAGTGCCTGTCCGTCCTGCGAGAGGCGTCTCAGCTGCCCCACCACCGCTGTGCCGACGCGTTCGCCTGCTGTATCATCAGCCGCAGCTCGGGGGCCCGCCTGCTGGGTACGGGGCCCCCCCAGGGCCCTTGGCTGGACCTGGACACCATCAGGGGGCTCTTCCACTCCGTCGCCTGCCCAGCGTTGGCGGGCAAACCCAAGCTCTTCTTCATCAACGGCTATAACGTCTCCGAGCCTGTCGTGCCGTCTGAGCGGCGCTCTGGCTACCACCACAGTTACTCGGACCCGTGTCTGGAGACGGATGGGCCGGCTCTGGGTCATGAGGTTCCCAGCATCCCTACGACCGCAGACGTCTTCTGGAGCCACTGCTGGACACAGGAGTCAGCACTGCAAGAGCTACACCACCAGTCAGTGTACCTGCAAGCACTGCAGTCCTCACTGCTGAATGGACAAAGAAG AAAGAGGAACTTCCTTGATGTTCATATGGAGATAAATCAGAAGATTTTCGAACACAATGAAAGGAACCCAACAGGAACGTACGGCCTTGATCTGAGGCACACACTACGAAAAATGCTTGTTCTGACATAG